The region TTTTGTACCGCCAGCCCCCACCCCACCGCCGGAATCAGCAGACCCAGCGTGGAGACAGTCAGCGTGGTGCGCGAGCCGTAGGTGGGCACCAGGAACATGTGGCGCAGCCGGGTCAGGCCTGCCGCGAGCCCCGGCATGGCGGTCAGCCAGAACAATTGATCCTTGCTGAGGTTAAAGCCGATGTCGTTCAGGCGCACGACGATGGCCGACACCATGAACCACACCGCGAAGGCCAGCGTGAGGCCGAAGGTGGTGACCCACAGCGTTTTCCACGCGCGGGCCTTGCCCTCCCGCTCCCAGAAGACGGGATCGTTGGGCGTCCACTCGGGCAGGTAGCTGGAGGACTGGTGGTTGGCTTTGGAAGATTCGGAGGTGGTCACACAGGCTCCTTGAGGTCTGGGGCGACTTCAAATGGGTGGGGCGGCAGGGGGATGGAGCAGCGGGAAGCTCTGGTTTACTCGCGAGGTTCGCGCGGAATCAGGCGCACCAGCCACAGCGTCAGCGCCGCCAGCAGGGCGCTGCTGATCGCGGCGGGCCACAGCAGGCCGTATTCCTTGCCCAGATAGGCGTCCAGCGCCAGCATCAGGATGAACAGCTGGATGCTCCAGAAAATCAGAATGAAGGCCAGCAGCACGCCCACAACCAGGCTGCGCTGGGCGTAGCGGGGGCGGGAGGAGCCGGTCAATGGCCTCCTCCTCCCACGGCCCAGACCTCGCCGTCACGGATGTCCAGCTTGACCAGGTTCAGTCCACGCTGCGGCGGCCCGGAGATCACGTCGCCCGTGCGGGCGTTGAAGAAGCCCTCGTGGCAGGGGCATTCCAATACTTTCTCGTGCGGCTCGTAGTACACGGCGCAGCCCAGATGCGGACACTTCTGACTGTAGGAGCTGAAGGTGCCGTCCTCGTGGCGCACCAGCAGCGAGTACTGGCCCTTGGCCGGGTATTCGAAGGCGGTGGAGGAACCGGGGGAAAAGTCCTCCACCCGGCCCAGGCGAAGCGGCGGGACTTCCGCGACGGGCCGCGCGCCGACACTTGCTAGCCCGGCGATCAGGACGGTGCCCACGGCCATCCCCGCGCTGCTCAGGCCCAGAAAGCGGGTGAACTCGCGGCGCGAGACGTAATCGGTGGCGTCCCAGTCCACGCTGAAGTCGGTCTTCCAGTGCGGCGTCTTGCGCGGATCGCCCATGGGACGCGGGTCTTCCAGAATGTCCTTCTTGGGGTGTTTGGGCTCGGTCATAGATACTCCGATGCAATCGTTCCGCAGGAATGATGGAATCCGAGCAGGAGGAGCAGCGTCCTCATGGGCGTCTGTCCGCGACGATTGGCGAGAAGGAGACAGGAGGGGGCCGGGCGCGGAGTCCATGGGCCGGAGCTGTCCCGGCTCATGGACGGAGCAGACGGAATCCGGCTCATAGGCGGCCTCTCAGGGTCTGGGGCTGCTCCATCGGCAGCGGCTCCAGGTGCGCGAAGGGGTCGAGGTGATCAAAGGCGTCCGGCTCGAAGCGGGCATCCATGTGCGAGATCACGTCCATATCCAGGCCGATCTCGCCGTCGGGCAGCACCAGAAAGACCTTGGTGGTAATGGTCTGCTCGCCGAACTGGAAGCTGTTCTGCGGCGTGCCGCCCCGGCGCGACTGGAATTCCTCCAGCGTGCCGTAAAACAGCGCTTCGGACGGGCAGACGCTGGCGCACATGGGCTTTTTGCCCACCGAGGTGCGGTCATAACACATGTCGCACTTGAGCATCTGATCAATTTCGGGGTAGTAGCGCGGCACGCCGAAGGGGCAGGCGTTGACGCAGTTGGAACAGCCGATGCAGCGCGGGGCCTGACTGCTCTGCACCACGCCGTCCTCGGTGCGCTTGATGGCGTCGGCGGGGCAGACGGCGGCGCAGGTGGGCAGATCGCAGTGCATGCAGACCATCGGGGCCGTCTGCGTGGACGCGCCGCGCTCGATGTATTCCAGGTGGATCATGCTCTTGCCCTTGTGGGTGTCGCACTCGGAACACGCCTGCATGCACGCCTTACAGCCGATGCAGCGGATGGGGTCAACGAAAAAACGCATGTCGCTCATGTCAGCCTCCGGGCGGGGTGGGAACCGCCCCGTTCCGAGCGGACGCGAGTAGGAGCCTGGGGAACGGCCCTGACGTGGAGCAGCCAGCCGCTGCCTTTTCGGATGGATGTGGAAGGGAAGGGCCGTTCCCTCATCGGCGCAGCTCCTTGCGGCGTTCCGCGAGGTTGTAGCCCACGGGCAGGTTCTTCTCGGTGCGGGCGCTCAGGGACTTGGTGTGTTCGCCCTGGACCTGTTCCTCCGGAGTGGCGAGGCGCACGCGGCAGGCCGAGACCTTGAATTCGGGAATCTTGGAGATGGGATCCAACGCTCGCTGCGTCAGCAGGTTGGCGCTCTCCTTGCCACCCCAGTGGTAGGCCATGAACACGGTGTCGGGGCGGATGGTGTTGACCACATTGGCCTGGATGATGACCTCGCCGCGCCGCGTCTGGATGGTCACCCAGTCGTCGGTCTTGATGTTCAGTTCCTTCGCCATGCGGGGGTGCAGTTCCAGCTTGGGATGCGGGAACTGATCCACTAGCGGCCCGATGCGCCGGGTCTGCGTGCCGCTGAGGTACTGGCTGACCACCCGGCCCGTGGTGAACCAGATCGGGTACTCGTCATCCACGACTTCGCCGCTCTCCCGCCAGCTGACCGCGTTGAAATGCGCCTTGCCGTCGGGGTGGTAGAACTTGCCGCCCTCGTACAGGCGGGGCGTGCCCGGATGGCGGTCATCCAGATTTTCCGCGTGCATGGTCGCCAAGCCCTCGTCAGTGGTCTGGGGGCAGGGCCAGAACACGCCCTGGTTGTTCACCACCTTTTCCCAGGTAATCCCGCTGTAGTCGGCGGTGCCGCCGCGCGAGGCCAGCCGCAGTTCGTTGAAGATCTCCTGGGTGTCGCTGAACTGGAAATACTTGCCCCGGCCCAGGCGGCCCGCGATGTCCAGCAGGATTTCCCAGTCGCGCCTCGCCTCGCCGGGCGGGGTCACCGGCGCGTTGATCTTGATCACGCGGCCCTCCCCGCTGGTGGTGGTGCCCTCGTCCTCCTCCTGCAGGCTGCCCGGCAGCACGATGTCGGCGTGTTGCGCGGTTTCCGAGAGGAAGAAGTCGATCACGCTGTAGTGTTCGAGCTTGTTCAGCGCCTCGCGGTTGAAATTGGCGTCGGGCAGCGAGATCAGCGGGTTGAAGCAGATGCTCAGCAACCCCTTGATCTTGCCCGCGTGAATCTCGTTGAGGATTTCCTGCGCGGTGATGCCCTTGCCGGGAATCTCGTCTTCCGAGCAGCCCCAGACCTCGGCGATGTACTTGCGGTGTTCGGGGTTGGTGATGTCGCGGTTGCCAGGCAGTTGATCGCACTTGTGGCCGTGTTCGCGCCCGCCCTGGCCGTTGCCCTGCCCGGTGATGGTGGAGTGGCCGCAGCCCGGCTTGCCGATCTTGCCCGTCGCCAGCGCGAGGTTGGCGCAGCTCATCACGTTTTCCACACCCTTGACCTGGTGTTCCAGTCCACGGGCGTGCAGGATCATGCCGGTCTCGGCCTCGCCGTACCAGCGGGCGGCCTGTTCGATCTTGGCGGCGGGCACTCCGGTGATCTCGGCGGCCCATTCGGGGGTCGCGTCGGCCACAGCGGCGCGGACGTCGCCAAAACCGGTCGTGTGCGCCTCGATGAACGCCTCGTCGGTCAGACCGTCGCGGATGATGACGTGCAGCATGGACATCAGCAGGGCGCTGTCGCTGCCGATGCGCAGGGGCAGGAACAGGTCGGCGGTGCGGGCCATCGGCACCATGCGCGGATCCGCGTAGATGATCTTCGCCCCCTTGTCGCGCGCCCGCCAGATGTAGTCGGTGGTGATCGGAAAGCACTCGGCGATGTTGGTGCCGATGATGAAGATGACCTTGGCGTCGGTGATGTCCTCCCAGTGGTTGGAGGCGCGGTCAATGCCGTACGCCTTCTTGTTGCCCGCCCCGGCCGAGACCATGCACAGCCGTCCGTTGTAGTCCAGGTTGGCCGTTTGCAGCGCCAGCCGGGCGAACTTGCCCACCAGGTAGCTCTTCTCGTTGGTCAGTGAAACGCCCGACAGCATGGCGAAGCTGTCCTTGCCGTACTTGGCCTGAATCTCCTGAATCTTGGACACGGTTTCCGAGAGCGCCTCGTCCCAGGTGATCTGCTGGTAGCCGTGTTCGGTGCGGCGCATCGGGTGCAGCAGGCGGTCTGGGTGAGAGCCTTGCAGGTAGCGCTTGATGCCCTTGGGACACAGTTTGCCCTTGTTGAAGGGAAACTCGTAGCGCGGCTCGAAGCCCACCACCTCGTTGTTCTTGACCTTCAGGCGGATGCCGCACTGCTGGCCGCAAAAGCAGCAGTGGGTGTCCACCAGCGCGTCGTAATCTTCCACGCTGCGGAAGCCGCCAGGGGGCGAGTAGTGCAGCGTGGGGCCGTAGGTGTCCAGAAATTCCTCGCGGGACAGGGGCGGGTTGGCCATTACATGAACTCCTTGCCGGTGGCCCGGAACTGGTTCAGGGTCAGCAGCTTGCGGCGGCAACTCGGGCACAGGTTCTGCCAGTTGCCCACCTGCGAATGGGTGTAGTCCAGGCCCAGATCGGGCAGGATGGTTTTGAGGTCATCTTGCTGCATCTGGCTGATGTACTCGGCGTCGCAGCGGGCGCATCTGGCCTGCGGGCCATTGGCCCCGGCGGCCTTGTAGAACCACACGCCGACGTTGGCGATGCGCTGGAAGATGTGGAAGAACTTGCCGAAGGGCAGGTACAGCAGCCACAGGTACACGGTGACGGCGTGGGTGGTGGTGATCCAGTAGTAGAACTTGCCCTCCAGGAACATGTTGGAGGCGGTCAGCATCATGCCGGTCAC is a window of Deinococcus radiopugnans ATCC 19172 DNA encoding:
- a CDS encoding DUF6755 family protein, translated to MTGSSRPRYAQRSLVVGVLLAFILIFWSIQLFILMLALDAYLGKEYGLLWPAAISSALLAALTLWLVRLIPREPRE
- a CDS encoding molybdopterin oxidoreductase family protein, encoding MANPPLSREEFLDTYGPTLHYSPPGGFRSVEDYDALVDTHCCFCGQQCGIRLKVKNNEVVGFEPRYEFPFNKGKLCPKGIKRYLQGSHPDRLLHPMRRTEHGYQQITWDEALSETVSKIQEIQAKYGKDSFAMLSGVSLTNEKSYLVGKFARLALQTANLDYNGRLCMVSAGAGNKKAYGIDRASNHWEDITDAKVIFIIGTNIAECFPITTDYIWRARDKGAKIIYADPRMVPMARTADLFLPLRIGSDSALLMSMLHVIIRDGLTDEAFIEAHTTGFGDVRAAVADATPEWAAEITGVPAAKIEQAARWYGEAETGMILHARGLEHQVKGVENVMSCANLALATGKIGKPGCGHSTITGQGNGQGGREHGHKCDQLPGNRDITNPEHRKYIAEVWGCSEDEIPGKGITAQEILNEIHAGKIKGLLSICFNPLISLPDANFNREALNKLEHYSVIDFFLSETAQHADIVLPGSLQEEDEGTTTSGEGRVIKINAPVTPPGEARRDWEILLDIAGRLGRGKYFQFSDTQEIFNELRLASRGGTADYSGITWEKVVNNQGVFWPCPQTTDEGLATMHAENLDDRHPGTPRLYEGGKFYHPDGKAHFNAVSWRESGEVVDDEYPIWFTTGRVVSQYLSGTQTRRIGPLVDQFPHPKLELHPRMAKELNIKTDDWVTIQTRRGEVIIQANVVNTIRPDTVFMAYHWGGKESANLLTQRALDPISKIPEFKVSACRVRLATPEEQVQGEHTKSLSARTEKNLPVGYNLAERRKELRR
- a CDS encoding 4Fe-4S dicluster domain-containing protein, yielding MSDMRFFVDPIRCIGCKACMQACSECDTHKGKSMIHLEYIERGASTQTAPMVCMHCDLPTCAAVCPADAIKRTEDGVVQSSQAPRCIGCSNCVNACPFGVPRYYPEIDQMLKCDMCYDRTSVGKKPMCASVCPSEALFYGTLEEFQSRRGGTPQNSFQFGEQTITTKVFLVLPDGEIGLDMDVISHMDARFEPDAFDHLDPFAHLEPLPMEQPQTLRGRL
- a CDS encoding ubiquinol-cytochrome c reductase iron-sulfur subunit, which codes for MTEPKHPKKDILEDPRPMGDPRKTPHWKTDFSVDWDATDYVSRREFTRFLGLSSAGMAVGTVLIAGLASVGARPVAEVPPLRLGRVEDFSPGSSTAFEYPAKGQYSLLVRHEDGTFSSYSQKCPHLGCAVYYEPHEKVLECPCHEGFFNARTGDVISGPPQRGLNLVKLDIRDGEVWAVGGGGH